The proteins below are encoded in one region of Triticum aestivum cultivar Chinese Spring chromosome 1B, IWGSC CS RefSeq v2.1, whole genome shotgun sequence:
- the LOC123145376 gene encoding uncharacterized protein produces the protein MIHFAATCSEKALGSNKMTGVCNIVHVLVLCRHSYIQRVSALQWSMLFAVGRTEAKTDELKARTNYYSTQQLIQRCGLDPAQAHPHRCHYSCFCESLVIFFAAGLVNLSVYFSSSSLELCRKLHEPEAEGKVQ, from the exons ATGATTCATTTTGCAGCGACATGTTCTGAAAAGGCCCTTGGCAGCAACAAAATGACTGGTGTTTGCAACATTGTCCATGTGTTGGTTCTCTGCCGTCATAGCTATATTCAAC GTGTATCAGCTTTGCAGTGGAGCATGTTGTTCGCCGTGGGTCGAACTGAG GCCAAGACTGATGAGTTGAAGGCGAGAACAAACTACTACTCTACCCAGCAACTTATACAG AGATGTGGTCTTGACCCTGCTCAAGCTCATCCACACCGCTGTCACTATAGCTGCTTCTGTGAGTCTCTTGTCAtcttcttcgccgccggcttggtaAATCTCTCAGTttacttctcctcttcctctcttgaGCTCTGTAGAAAGTTGCATGAACCAGAGGCCGAAGGCAAAGTGCAGTAG